TCTGTAAGCAGAGTCCTTTGTGAAATACCGACTTCGGAGTTGTCAAGCCTCCGTGGCTGGCAAGATTTCAGGTTTAACTCCCATCTGGACAGTAGTACGTTGTGCGACCCAGACTATAGTAACAAGCGGATAGTTGTGTGTTTCACCCAAAGACATACCCGCTGGCAAACTGAATCCTGATGCGAACCATGTTCCTGCAAAAACCGAATACAGAAAAAATTTACCAGTTTGTGCCGGCACAGGCTGGATTAGATTACACCTACCCGGATGATGGAGCCACTCTGTCTTTCTGTCTTTATCGCCTTTTGGGAACATTGTGGATCACGCTCGTCTTGAGTCAGTTTCTGGTGAATTGATCTTCAAGTCAGCACTACGATATTGCCAGCAGATGCGCCTGTTGTGGGGCGATGGCTGGTCGTCAGACACCCGGGATTGAAGACTGCAAATTGAACCAATTAAGATATCTTAGGACAGATTATGGATACGTTTGAAAATGGCACGTTGGCTGAGGAACAACCGGAAATGGTTATGGCCAGGTGCTGGGAGTGTGGTGAGAAAAGACTATGTTATGAGCATCTGGTGTGTTGCACAGGAACGCGATTCCACACTTGTCCTGAATGCCGGAAAGCAATCGAGAGCAGGAGCGATGATTTCAATTTTCCGGTAAACTCAACCTGAGAGTTGTCCTCTCTGGGGACAACTCATCCCTCGTTAGCTTCTTGGATCTTTTCTATATACCGTGGATTTTACTTTCCGGGTAGATTTAATTAAGTGGCAACAACTATATGCAGACTCACTTCAATTCCGAATATCCGTCAGTTGACCATCTGAGAGCTAAAGCCAAATCGCGGATGCCGGGTTTCGCCTATGATTATCTTACGGCTGGGTGTTTTACGGAAATCAACCTGGCGAGGAACAATGACGACATACGCAAAGTACAGCTCAGACCCTGGTATCTCCGCGAATTCAATGAAGCCGATCAAAGCACTAAACTGTTTGGTGAAACTTATGCAGCACCATTTGGGGTTGCGCCCGTAGGTTTACAGGGTTTGATGTGGCCCAAGGCGTGCGAGTATCTGGCACAGGCTGCTGTCGATCACAATATCCCATTTACATTATCCACCGTCAGTACCGCCAGCATTGAAGAAATCGGAAAGATCACGAGTGGCAAGTTCTGGTTTCAGCTTTACCATCCGGCAGAGGATGATCTGCGTGATAAGCTGCTGGAAAGAGCGTGGGATGCGGGTTGCCGTACACTGGTAATTCTGGCAGACACACCAACATTCGCTTATCGCCCAAAAGAGATCCGGAATGGCCTGTCAATTCCTCCGAGAATGACTCCGCGGAACATCGTCCAGATGTTTTTGAGCCCATCCTGGGCAGTGGGACAACTTCTGGCCGGCAAGCCTGAGTTTCAGACGATGAAACCTTACATTCCTAAAGGTCTAAACATGAAGCATCTGGGCCTTTTTATGAACAAGACTTTCTCAGGACGACTTACAGAAAACAAGATTGCAGCGATCCGAGAAAAGTGGCAGGGCAACCTGGTCGTTAAAGGAATCGTCACTCCGGAAGACGCAGAGATCGTAGTCAAGCATGGTTTAGATGGATTGATTGTTTCTAATCATGGTGGTCGACAGCTTGATCGAGGAGAGTCTACTATCGTTCCTTTATATAAACTCACACCGGAGTTTGGCAGCAAGCTGAAAATGATGATCGATGGTGGAATGTACTCGGGAGCTGATATCGCATCGTCCCTAGCCTGTGGAGCGGACTTTGCCTTCATGGGCCGCACTCCCATGTTTGGCGTGTGTGCTCTCGGCAGGTACGGTGGTCACCACACGTTTGAAATGCTCAAAAAGCAACTGAAACAGGTGATGGAGCAGGTCGGTTGTGCGAGAGTTGAAAGGATGCGAGATCATCTGATTCGAGAAAGCGTCCCCGTCTGAAGACACATTCGGCAACTGCTAACATTGTGTATTAACGATGCGTAATTTAGTACACCTTATCTCATTGAATTTCCAGCCAGTACAATATTTTATGCAATCTAATTCAAAAACAGGTGGGCCTAAGGACACACGTGTGGTGATCGTGGGAGCCGGTCCGATCGGGTTGGAACTGGCAGTCGCTTTAACTCGAAATCAGATTCCATACCAGATCCTCGATGCCGGTGCGATTGGTCAGACGATTTCCTGGTGGGCGCCTCAGACGCGATGGTTCAGCAGCAACGATCGCATTTCCATAGCGGGTGTTCCCTTGCTGACACATGATCAGAACAAAGCCAATCGGGAACAGTATCTCACTTATCTTCGTAGTGTTGCAGAACAGTACCAGATTCACGTGCAATGCTATCAATGTGTCGTTGATATACAGCAGCGGGACTCAGGTTTTACCGTCATAACCGAGTCCACACAGGGACAAACCGGGATCGATTGTGAGACTGTTGTTTTGGCGGTGGGAGGGCTGGACCATGCACGCCGACTTGGTATCGAAGGCGAGGACTTACCGCACGTCGACGGTTACCTGCGTGAGCCACACCGCTATTATGGTCGCCGGGTGCTGATTGTCGGAGGACGGAACAGCGCTGTCGAGGCGGCTTTACGATTATACCACGTCGGTGCCCATGTAAGTATCAGCTATCGAGGGAGAAATTTGCCCGAGGAGCACATCAAATACTGGCTCTATCCGGAAATCTCAGGACTCATTCGTTCAGGGAAGATTCAGGCATACTTTGAGACCCAGCCAGTTCGGATTACTTCAACCTATGTTGAACTTGAGGACGTGCAGCAGCAGGGTGAACCACAGCGGCATTATGCTGACGATGTACTGACACTGATCGGTTATGAACAGGAGAAATCATTGTTTCACCGGGCAGGCATCGAACTGGTGGGTGATAATCAGCAGCCACAGGTAAATGAAGAGTCGATGGAAACCAACGTCCCGGGGATTTACATAGCGGGAACGGCTCTGGCAGGTACCCAGTCCAGTCAATACAGACTGTTTCTCGAAAACTGTCATCAGCATGTGGATCGTATTATGACCCGGCTGACGGGAAAGTCCGTGGAATCAGAAGATGGTGAATGGCAGAGGATGATTCAGGAGGCACCGGAGAGTTGAATTCCAGATCAATCGTGCATCAACCACGATCTGGACGGCTTTTACCAAAAGGAAGTATGTAGCGTCCTTTACTTGCCTCCGGGCCATCAATGATCAATCGACTCAGCAGTCGAATCCTCAATGCATGGTATAACTGGGGGAAAGCACAATCGCTACCTTTCGCAATATCCAGGAAGCTTAATGATGAAAGTGGCAACTCGCAAACAAAATGTTGCAGTAATTGGTGCCGGGATTGGTGGACTGTGCTGCGCTCGCCAGCTTAGTGCTGCCGGATTCAGCGTCCGAATCTTTGATAAAAGTCGTGGAGTTGGTGGTCGGGTTTCCGTGCGACGTCACCAGACGGATATCGCGTTCGATCATGGGGCCCAATACTTCACTGTCGAGGATACGGAAATGGCTCAGCAAGTCGAAAGCTGGCTCACGGCCGGAGTTGTCGCTCCCTGGCAGTGTCGCATGGGGTCGCTCGATACGGGAGTCTGGAAGCCAACGAATTCAGAGACGAGGCACTTTGTCGGTGTACCAGCTATGACGGCGATTGCGAAGCATCTGGCTCGTGACCTGAACCTGACTCTGCAAACTCGAGTGACGACAGTCGCCCGAAGCGAACATGGCTGGCAATTACTCGGTGAGGAAGACCGGGATCTCGGCATTTTTGATGTATTGATTCTCAACGCCCCAGCTCCCCAGTCGGCCAGCCTGCTGAAGGATTTTCCGGAATTCGCACAGCAGATTGACGCCGCTAAGTTCGCGCCCTGCTGGTCGGTCATGTTAGCTTTCGACCAGCGGTTGGATGTCCCCTGGGATGCTGCGACTGTTCATGATTCGTCACTTTCCTGGATCGCTCGCAACAGCAGTAAGCCAGGACGCCTGACAAAGCCGGATTGCTGGTTGCTGCACGGAAATCCTGAATGGTCGTACACACACTTGGAAGACGTAAAAGAAATTGTGATGGCCCAACTGATTTCCTGCTTTTGGGAAGCCATCGGCTTAGTGCCACGGCCCCATAGACTCGCTGATGTCCATCGTTGGCGATTTGCGTTGCCCAGCGAACCACTGGATCAAAAGTTCCTGTTTGACGAAGACTTAGGAGTGGGGGTTTGTGGAGACTGGTGCGTCGGACCACGCATTGAAAGTGCATATCTTAGTGGGCTCGCGCTGGCCGAAGAAGTCAGAATGCGTCACTGACTAAAAACATTTGATCGTCTAGAAAAGTTTATGGTTGAGTGACTACTCTTTATTTCAACGCGACAACACTCGTTCCGTGTGTGGCTCCAAAGTTACGATTCGAAAGCGGGCTGATTCTGAGAGCAGTGATGTCGATACTGCATAATCCATTTGAGTTCTCACCATTTATCTTATGACAGCTTACCACTAATCCAGGCGGAAATCAGGACTACTTTATTTAGGTAACCAGCCAAGATTCAGTTGAAGGGACATCAGGCAGCCTCCCTTGCAGGGAATGGTATTGTTCAAGAATCGCAGAGGCATCTGACTTTTCCGAAGTCAACCGGTAACTCTGGTTCAGAGAACTGGATGAGATACTGAAAGGAATACTGTAACCCAGATTCTGTATCCTCTCAGCTGAATGACTTCGTTTCCGGTAAAGCAGATTGCTTCCAACCGCCATACTGAAATATTCGCTGATAATCCATGGTTCAAAGGTATGTGCAATTACGCGATTTTTTAGGGGGACCTTTTATTGTCGGCACTGTCGGCGGCAATCTTACACCATTTGGATCGTTTTAAGAGGCTTTAAACGTATCTGAGAGAAGTGTGACGGGCTTTTCCCGAGATGACATATTCAAGCATTCATGCTAGGAGTGGACTGAGAGAATGCAACCCGAACTCACTATTAATGGTCACTGGAATTCCAGGAAAGGTGGTCGGATCAATTAAAACATATGGATCTGTAATCACTGCAGAGATAACAGGATTATAAGCATCAACGATGTCACGATAGCGGAAACTGTCCGGATCGCATTCCAATACTTCCATCGTTTTTCAAATTCATCGCGGGCAATTCTGAATTCATTTGCCTCCATCTCCTCTACACTGAGTGATTGCAGTTTATTGTTCAATGGAATATTTTTTGTCAGAGTTGGTAACTGCACAGCCAGAAGATACAGTGACGTGGCAATGACCAAGATTACCTGCTGAAACCGGGGTAAATCTGAAATGCCTAAAACCGTAAATATAATCAGGGTGATCATCGAACCAATCCAGACCAGCATGAAAAGTGGTTGATTGTTCTGAATCACGCGATCCATGACTCGGAAGGCACATATGAAATCCTGGTCGCTCAGACTGCTGATGCCCGGCATAACGACAACGGCAAATGCGAAGAGAAAACCAGCGACTAAAGAGCACAGCAAAGTAGCTGCGACCAAAGCCATTTCTAAGAAATCCATAGATTGCGATTCTGGTAAATTGATTTTGTGACAAAAAAATTGTTACCGACTCATGTAGACTTCATCCATGTAGTGATTTGCCAGTGTTTGGGTATCGGTCTCTGTGGTCTCCAGGTTTGGCTTGGTTTCAATCTCTTAAAGTGCGTGTAGAGGCAACAAGACATGGCAAGTCTGCATATTTGAAATTGAACTGCATCTGCGCGTGTTTTTAAAGGCGAATCGTATGCTGATAATCTGATCGCAGCTTGAGAAGACAGCCTCTAAATATTCGATTCAGGTTAAGTCTGATTCACAAATTGTGAATGCATAAAACCCGCAAGCGATAATCAATTCGGGAATCGGCCATCATTATGTTTCAGTGCGGCATAGATCGTTTCACATAAAATATCTGAAGGGTAAGGTTTTTCAAGAATCGCAAAGGCACCGGACTTTTCCGCAGTTAACCGGGAACTGTGGTTCAGAGAGCCAGATGCGAGAATGAATGGGATCCTGTATCCCAGATTCTGTATCTTCCGCAGCAGGTCAATGCCATTCCAGTTCCCTTCCAGCGCATAATCAGAGACCACACAGCCTGATATTGTGGGATCAGTTTCTGTGAGAAAGTCCTCCACTGAGTGAAATAACTCAGTTGGCAGGCCCCGAGTCTGGAGCAGAATGACAGTAGACTGAGCTACATCTTTGTCGTCATCGATGATGTAAACTTTGTTTTTTCTTGAAAAATTCATCGGTCAGCGATCAGCAATAAATTCCAGCTGGCGAGACTTTCTTTTCACAGGCTGAAAGTAGTGCACAAAACATGTCATACCGCGGAACGCTGGGGGGCATGAACTGACTGGGTGAATCTCGAGATAGAATCATTTTTTTAACAGCAGAGTAGGATGATATAGATCGTTTCAAGTTGGTTTTGTCTGGTACAGCTCAATCATTCCTTCAAATGTTTTGACTGCGGCATACATAATGCCTTCAAACTGCTGGGGCAGATCATCAATCTGATTGATGCTCTCCTTGAAGCGGTACCAGTCTTTGTACCATGGCTCTGGGGTGCAGAGAAAAAAAACGGCCCCTGTTGTGTCCTGAAGCGATAAAGCATTCATCAGAGGCTCGGTTAAATACACTGAGCCCAGCCTCGATCCTTCCAGGACATACAATACACCAATCAGCGAGTATTTATTTTCCTGATACATGGCTGATGTTTGCTGGAGTAGCTTTTGGGTTGTGGGATCAATGGCAGGCATGTCGCCATTCACAAGCAGGTTCAAATCAGCCTGAATGGTTTGCAGTCGAGAATATTTATTTAGGTCGAAGAGTCCAGCCAGGGTACTGTCTGCTTGCCAGGTCGGCTCCAGGAAACGATGCAAATAGTATAGCTGTGCTAGAATCCAGGAATATTCTGGCTTCGAAATGATTCCATGCATCATACGAAATGCGAGATAAGTAGATTCGATCTGCTGGTGCAATTCATGAACCGCTTCCCGGATCTCCGTTGCGAAATCTTGCATTGAAAAGAGCTTTTAAAAGAGTTTAGATGGTTTGGGTGAAATAAAGGAAAACACGAGAAACCATTAACGGACATGCTGGAAGAGTTTTACTTTTAACATCTCCAGCGTGGACTCCATTCCTGTCAGCCCCACTCTTATTGATATTTGTAGGCAGATAACTATTCTTTACTAATGAAAGTCAATTGTTTTTACAGATTTCTTATAAAAACAAGCCGATGTGTTTGTGGACTATCTGAAGCTGTGTTAGCTGTCGGTGTGCCTGTGCAGTGTAATTTAACGTACGAGATGTGCCTCTGTCTGATCTAGACTTTGGGCGAAGTGATAGCGTCGGCTAATCAAAAATGAGTGTGTTCGGAGTCATAGTTGGCGGCAAGGTAAACAATAGAGCACTGAGTCGTCTGACTGGTGTCATTCGTGGGGGCAGGTCAGCGCTGGTTTTCAGCAAAGCCCAGCATATACGAATACTTTCCTTTCGGCGCTGGGCCGCGTAGTTGTCCCAGTAATACCCTGGGGATGACAATCATCAAGGTCAGCCGGGCCACATACTTGCTGCCTGGGAGGAGATGTCCAATTTCGCTGTTGGTTTGCCTGCAACAGCGTTGTTTCCTGAAGATGAAATTCTGATTGTCTTTTATGCCGGTCCATCGGAAAATGAAACCAGCATTCACTGGCAATGCCTTCGCGCTTGAACGTCAGAAGTGACGTGATAAGAAATAGGACGAACGCAAAAGGGACTTATCGTGCGCCAGTCTATTTGTAACTAATGCATGAGTCGATGCTTTGCGAATCAACCGCACAAAATGAAGTTTTACTGAGGTGATCCAATCAATAAAGCCGGTGTGGTTTCGCGGCCCCAGCTGACGGTCATTAAACCTTTGAAGTGTGAGGGAGAGCTCACGAATTTGCAAAGGTCATGGATCAGGGGCATCTCCTGATGAGCAGATATTTCATGTCAGACGCTGATCCCGCTGCCTGGTGGACTCTCCCCGGTTGTATTCACCCAGCAGTAGTGGTTTGGGGAGTATGATGAGTAAGAAATCAGAGCGTTTCATGGTTTATTCCTTCGTCTCACCAACAAAACTCGATCCATCCAAGCCCCGTTCAGGACAACCACAGGCACATACCATCATGATCTTACTTACCTGATTGCTCGCTGGCCGGGATTACCGCAGCACATACGTCATACAAGTATCACGCTGGTGAAATCGGTCGAACGACAGTCTGATTGAGCCGTGTACAATACGGAGCTTTCACCGACTGCATGGGAAAACACTGAAATCTGATTACTGAATTTCCTTAAGATCGAAAGAGAATTCATTGGTCCCTGATTGTACATCGACAGTCAGTGGGCTGGTCTGAATCTTGCGAACCTTATTGGGGATATTAGGGTATTCTTTTGGTTGTGCCGCTGGTTGATCCATACCGGGGGCGATTGGTTCTTCTGGAGGGGGATTGACAGTCACCGTATAATTTCCAACGGCGACCATTTCGATCGTGGCAGTTCCTGATTCATCCAGTGGGCCTCCTCCACCTTCTCCTGTCTCTTCATTGACCAGGTCGACCTGTCCTTCTGGGACAGGATCACCGCCGTTGGTAATTGTGATTGAGATTTCACCACGGGGCTTGTCTGAACCTGGAGTTCGACTGCAGGCAGTATTCAGTGTGACAAGCAGGAGGCATAAGGCTAGCAAAGCGAAGAAACGGAAATTTTGTAAAGCAGCATTTTTTTTCATCGCGATTCCAAGAACATAAATGGGAGATCTTAAGGGGGATCACCCTCCCCGGACCGAAGCCCCAGGGGAGGTGATTCACTAACACCTATGGTTTAGAATTCTCCAACGACCTGTCCATCGTCACGTACACATAATTGGCGGAGCGTGTTCATGTCGATGTTTTCTGATAGGAAGCGAACGGAGCCATCGGTCAGTACGGCGTGTACGCCACCCACGTGATGTGAGTTAATGACCGTGTTAGCAGAATAGGCACTGTTGGCGTATCCCGGGGCTCCAGAGGACCAGAATGCATTAGGAGGGTTCCGCACGGTGGTAGTCCCGGCTGTGTACCAGAACCCGCCAGAGCTAAGAGGCAACGGCGTGCCGGCATTCCATGTAGAAAGGCTCGCGTTGGCCCACCCGTGCCAGGCCCCCAGTGCATTGGCACCCTTTTGAGCTCCATTCACCTGACCGGACTGTTCAGCGAGGATCAAGGTATTCGATGTTCCGTCGGTACAGTCGCGGAAACGGATGCTTTTGTAGGGGATCATCATTCCAGTGTTACAGTTGCTGGAACTGCTCGCCAGCACGTCACCGGTGCAGACATTGGTGCGGCCCACAGGATCGGGGGTAGCACCAGAGATACCGACGTAATCGACGATCATGCTCTGCAGGCTGGGATTGGACGTACTGTCAGAAAGACTGTAGTCAGTGGTATTAGTCATACCGAAAGGGTTAGAGGGGCACTTGTAAACGGGGAGACGCACCGAATACAGCACCGTATTCCCTGGGAAACCGCTGTGGGCATAGTAACCATTCGGACGTGTCAGCTGAGAATAGATGTTGGCTTGATCAAGGTAGGGGAGAATCGCGGCTCGCCAGTTAGAATACGAGCCGGTCTGGGCCCCGATGGGGAGTGCCTGAAAATTGTCATTGTAATTATGCAGGGCGAGTCCCAATTGCTTCATATTGTTTTTGCAGGTTGAGCGGCGAGCTGCTTCGCGCGCCTGCTGGACTGCCGGCAGGAGCAGGGCGATCAGAATCGCGATGATGGCGATCACGACCAAAAGTTCAATTAAGGTAAATCCTCTTCTCAGTTTTCTTGGTGGGTTCATGGAGTGCCTCTTCTTTAAAAGGGTAGGATCATGTAAGGAAGGAAAAAGTTATGGACTCAGACGTATGAAGTAATGAGATCTAAACTTGTTGCACTGAGTTAGTTGGTAGCGGATACCAGGTAGGAGTTTCTCAGGTAATAACTTTACTATTTAATAAACAAGCTTAATATAAGTGTGGGCTTATGTTTTTTCAATAGTCAGTTTCGGTTAACATTTCGTTTATCAAAACAATGTTGACCTGCTGCCAGTTAAGACACCATTTACACGCCTTAATATTCTGTTCTTTTCATAGTTTTTCTACTAAGCCGTTGGAGCGGAGCGGAAGCGGGCGAGAAGGACAACTTTGCTT
The Gimesia sp. genome window above contains:
- a CDS encoding alpha-hydroxy acid oxidase, which produces MQTHFNSEYPSVDHLRAKAKSRMPGFAYDYLTAGCFTEINLARNNDDIRKVQLRPWYLREFNEADQSTKLFGETYAAPFGVAPVGLQGLMWPKACEYLAQAAVDHNIPFTLSTVSTASIEEIGKITSGKFWFQLYHPAEDDLRDKLLERAWDAGCRTLVILADTPTFAYRPKEIRNGLSIPPRMTPRNIVQMFLSPSWAVGQLLAGKPEFQTMKPYIPKGLNMKHLGLFMNKTFSGRLTENKIAAIREKWQGNLVVKGIVTPEDAEIVVKHGLDGLIVSNHGGRQLDRGESTIVPLYKLTPEFGSKLKMMIDGGMYSGADIASSLACGADFAFMGRTPMFGVCALGRYGGHHTFEMLKKQLKQVMEQVGCARVERMRDHLIRESVPV
- a CDS encoding NAD(P)-binding domain-containing protein, whose amino-acid sequence is MQSNSKTGGPKDTRVVIVGAGPIGLELAVALTRNQIPYQILDAGAIGQTISWWAPQTRWFSSNDRISIAGVPLLTHDQNKANREQYLTYLRSVAEQYQIHVQCYQCVVDIQQRDSGFTVITESTQGQTGIDCETVVLAVGGLDHARRLGIEGEDLPHVDGYLREPHRYYGRRVLIVGGRNSAVEAALRLYHVGAHVSISYRGRNLPEEHIKYWLYPEISGLIRSGKIQAYFETQPVRITSTYVELEDVQQQGEPQRHYADDVLTLIGYEQEKSLFHRAGIELVGDNQQPQVNEESMETNVPGIYIAGTALAGTQSSQYRLFLENCHQHVDRIMTRLTGKSVESEDGEWQRMIQEAPES
- a CDS encoding FAD-dependent oxidoreductase, whose translation is MKVATRKQNVAVIGAGIGGLCCARQLSAAGFSVRIFDKSRGVGGRVSVRRHQTDIAFDHGAQYFTVEDTEMAQQVESWLTAGVVAPWQCRMGSLDTGVWKPTNSETRHFVGVPAMTAIAKHLARDLNLTLQTRVTTVARSEHGWQLLGEEDRDLGIFDVLILNAPAPQSASLLKDFPEFAQQIDAAKFAPCWSVMLAFDQRLDVPWDAATVHDSSLSWIARNSSKPGRLTKPDCWLLHGNPEWSYTHLEDVKEIVMAQLISCFWEAIGLVPRPHRLADVHRWRFALPSEPLDQKFLFDEDLGVGVCGDWCVGPRIESAYLSGLALAEEVRMRH
- a CDS encoding DUF1772 domain-containing protein, producing the protein MDFLEMALVAATLLCSLVAGFLFAFAVVVMPGISSLSDQDFICAFRVMDRVIQNNQPLFMLVWIGSMITLIIFTVLGISDLPRFQQVILVIATSLYLLAVQLPTLTKNIPLNNKLQSLSVEEMEANEFRIARDEFEKRWKYWNAIRTVSAIVTSLMLIILLSLQ
- a CDS encoding response regulator is translated as MNFSRKNKVYIIDDDKDVAQSTVILLQTRGLPTELFHSVEDFLTETDPTISGCVVSDYALEGNWNGIDLLRKIQNLGYRIPFILASGSLNHSSRLTAEKSGAFAILEKPYPSDILCETIYAALKHNDGRFPN
- a CDS encoding biliverdin-producing heme oxygenase, yielding MQDFATEIREAVHELHQQIESTYLAFRMMHGIISKPEYSWILAQLYYLHRFLEPTWQADSTLAGLFDLNKYSRLQTIQADLNLLVNGDMPAIDPTTQKLLQQTSAMYQENKYSLIGVLYVLEGSRLGSVYLTEPLMNALSLQDTTGAVFFLCTPEPWYKDWYRFKESINQIDDLPQQFEGIMYAAVKTFEGMIELYQTKPT
- a CDS encoding DUF1559 domain-containing protein, with translation MNPPRKLRRGFTLIELLVVIAIIAILIALLLPAVQQAREAARRSTCKNNMKQLGLALHNYNDNFQALPIGAQTGSYSNWRAAILPYLDQANIYSQLTRPNGYYAHSGFPGNTVLYSVRLPVYKCPSNPFGMTNTTDYSLSDSTSNPSLQSMIVDYVGISGATPDPVGRTNVCTGDVLASSSSNCNTGMMIPYKSIRFRDCTDGTSNTLILAEQSGQVNGAQKGANALGAWHGWANASLSTWNAGTPLPLSSGGFWYTAGTTTVRNPPNAFWSSGAPGYANSAYSANTVINSHHVGGVHAVLTDGSVRFLSENIDMNTLRQLCVRDDGQVVGEF